One window from the genome of Musa acuminata AAA Group cultivar baxijiao chromosome BXJ1-4, Cavendish_Baxijiao_AAA, whole genome shotgun sequence encodes:
- the LOC135672533 gene encoding protein unc-13 homolog encodes MGRHPSLSSISRSDTDPDPDCHAELDCPFGRLDTLGRSDLRETAYEIFFMSCRSSPGFGGGSRSPLNYLPSSSSSSPWSAAAFDGGGGSGGEGSPKWGPGMSVPNSRIKKVLGLKARRSSPMRTGMTRGLNSPGKLKRPMTSAEIMRLQMRVTEHSDHRLRKTLMRTLVGQMGRRAETIILPLELLRQLKPSEFNDAREYHQWQRRQLKILEATLLLYPSLPVDRQNPAAIRLLEIVRAGEIKPIDTSKNSEVMRNLCNSVVALAWRSSGGASTEVCHWADGYPLNVHLYLALLHSIFDLREETVVLDEVDELIELMKKTWPSLGINRMIHNVCFAWLFFKHYIETGQNEPDLMCAAVTMLTEVANDAKKPDLEANYVRLVSAVLVVMQRWAERRVLDYHECFDKETTASMEHILSLAVSTAKIIGEDLCNSGMVFVIHDGEVGMNPSGNRVDYYIKSSIRSAFTKILENGAALDESMTIKADDEPRNILVQLASDTEELAVFEKDAFSPVLRKWHPLPTAAAMVAIHGCFGIVLKQYLAKVTSLTTELVRVLQSAGKLEKLLVQMLMEDSADCEDGGKEIVRQMVAYEVDSVVANLLKNWMEERLSMGKEFLNRAKETETWMPRSKKEPYAQSAVDLMKLAKVTVDEFFEIPLGVRDAMVQDLADGLQTIFQEYTEFIGACGIKQRYVPSLPPLTRCNQDSKFIKLWKKTACRAGAGLLHGEDGPINTGHQRPSTSRGTQRLYIRLNTLHFLIANLHALDKSLAFFSRGSPSPSPRLGSSNRRFGATSSHFDPVLSSAQFAIQYVSEVAAYRLIFLDSRHLFYDGLYVHSVTEARMRPGLRILKHNLTLLASIVTERAHPLVLKEVMKASFEAFLMVLLAGGSERAFAREDSETVLDDFRGLKRVFSTCGEEEVGREGEVVEGIVTLMGLPTERLIEDFSIAACEASGVSVTGVSGDGVPVGTKVPMPPTTGRWNRADPNTVLRVLCHRDDELANQFLKRTFDLAKRR; translated from the exons ATGGGCCGCCACCCCTCCCTCTCCTCCATCTCACGGTCCGACACCGATCCGGATCCCGACTGCCATGCCGAGCTCGACTGCCCCTTCGGAAGGCTCGACACCCTCGGGCGGTCCGACCTCCGCGAGACGGCGTACGAGATCTTCTTCATGTCGTGCCGCTCGTCCCCCGGCTTCGGCGGCGGCAGCAGGAGCCCCCTGAACTACctcccgtcgtcgtcgtcgtcgtcgccgtggTCGGCGGCGGCTTTTGACGGGGGCGGCGGTAGCGGAGGGGAGGGATCTCCGAAGTGGGGGCCGGGGATGTCGGTGCCGAACAGTCGGATCAAGAAGGTGCTGGGGCTGAAGGCGAGGCGGTCGTCGCCGATGAGGACGGGAATGACCCGCGGGCTTAACTCGCCGGGGAAGCTGAAGAGGCCGATGACCTCCGCGGAGATCATGCGGCTGCAGATGCGCGTGACGGAGCATAGCGACCACCGGTTGAGGAAGACCCTCATGAGAACCCTCGTCGGACAG ATGGGCAGAAGAGCAGAGACGATCATCCTTCCTCTGGAGCTCCTCCGCCAATTGAAGCCCTCCGAATTCAATGACGCACGAGAATACCACCAGTGGCAGAGGCGCCAGCTCAAGATCCTTGAAGCAACCCTTCTCTTATACCCTTCGCTCCCTGTGGACCGGCAAAACCCGGCGGCCATCCGTCTGCTGGAGATCGTCCGAGCCGGTGAGATCAAACCCATCGATACCAGCAAGAACTCGGAAGTCATGCGCAACCTCTGCAACTCCGTCGTCGCCTTGGCTTGGCGAAGCTCCGGTGGTGCCTCCACCGAAGTATGCCACTGGGCCGATGGCTACCCTCTGAACGTTCATCTCTACCTCGCTCTCCTGCACTCCATCTTCGACCTGCGTGAGGAGACCGTGGTGTTGGACGAGGTCGACGAGCTCATCGAGCTGATGAAGAAGACGTGGCCTTCCTTAGGGATCAACCGGATGATCCACAACGTCTGCTTCGCGTGGCTGTTCTTCAAACACTACATCGAAACAGGACAAAACGAACCGGACCTGATGTGCGCAGCGGTGACGATGCTGACCGAGGTCGCCAACGACGCGAAGAAGCCGGATCTCGAAGCTAACTACGTGAGGCTCGTGTCTGCTGTACTGGTTGTGATGCAGCGTTGGGCAGAGAGGAGGGTGTTAGACTATCATGAGTGCTTCGACAAGGAAACCACAGCAAGCATGGAGCACATACTCTCTCTGGCAGTCTCCACAGCGAAGATCATCGGCGAGGATCTATGCAACAGTGGGATGGTCTTCGTCATCCATGACGGCGAGGTGGGGATGAATCCATCCGGAAACAGGGTAGATTACTACATAAAGTCTTCCATAAGGAGTGCATTCACCAAG ATACTAGAGAATGGAGCTGCACTTGATGAGAGTATGACGATCAAAGCAGATGATGAACCAAGAAACATTCTGGTCCAACTTGCAAGTGATACGGAGGAACTGGCCGTGTTTGAAAAGGACGCATTTAGCCCAGTGTTGAGGAAATGGCACCCGCTCCCTACTGCGGCCGCGATGGTGGCGATCCACGGCTGCTTTGGGATTGTGCTGAAGCAGTACTTGGCCAAGGTCACAAGCCTCACAACTGAGTTAGTCCGAGTCCTGCAGTCTGCCGGAAAGTTGGAGAAGCTCCTAGTGCAGATGCTCATGGAGGACTCCGCCGACTGCGAAGATGGTGGGAAGGAAATAGTGAGGCAGATGGTGGCTTACGAGGTGGATTCCGTCGTCGCAAACCTCCTCAAGAATTGGATGGAAGAAAGGTTGAGTATGGGAAAGGAATTCCTTAACAGAGCAAAAGAAACTGAG ACCTGGATGCCGAGATCCAAGAAGGAGCCCTATGCCCAGTCGGCTGTGGATCTGATGAAGCTGGCCAAGGTGACCGTGGATGAGTTCTTTGAGATCCCATTGGGAGTCAGAGATGCCATGGTTCAAGACCTTGCTGATGGCTTGCAGACCATCTTTCAGGAGTACACTGAGTTTATTGGTGCATGCG GGATCAAACAACGCTACGTGCCCAGCCTTCCCCCACTGACAAGATGCAACCAAGACTCCAAGTTCATCAAGCTGTGGAAGAAGACGGCCTGCAGAGCCGGAGCCGGGCTCTTGCACGGAGAGGACGGCCCGATTAACACGGGCCACCAACGGCCATCCACAAGCCGAGGCACGCAGCGGCTCTACATCCGCCTCAACACCCTTCACTTCCTCATCGCCAATCTGCATGCCCTCGACAAGTCCCTCGCCTTCTTCTCCCGCGGCAGCCCGTCCCCCTCCCCCCGCCTCGGGAGCTCCAACCGCCGGTTCGGCGCCACGTCCAGCCACTTCGACCCCGTCCTCTCCTCGGCGCAGTTCGCCATCCAGTACGTGTCGGAGGTGGCGGCCTACCGCCTCATCTTCCTCGACTCGCGTCACTTGTTCTACGACGGGCTTTACGTCCACAGCGTCACCGAAGCGAGGATGCGCCCAGGGCTCCGCATCCTGAAGCACAACCTGACGCTGCTGGCGTCGATCGTCACTGAACGGGCGCATCCGCTGGTGTTGAAGGAGGTGATGAAGGCGTCGTTCGAGGCGTTCCTGATGGTGTTGCTGGCCGGGGGGAGCGAGCGGGCGTTCGCGCGGGAGGACTCCGAGACGGTGCTGGACGACTTCCGCGGCCTGAAGCGGGTGTTCAGCACCTGCGGGGAGGAGGAGGTGGGCCGGGAGGGGGAGGTGGTAGAAGGGATCGTGACGCTCATGGGGCTGCCGACGGAGAGGCTGATCGAAGACTTCAGCATCGCGGCGTGCGAGGCTAGCGGGGTCAGCGTCACTGGTGTCAGCGGGGATGGAGTGCCGGTGGGTACGAAGGTGCCTATGCCGCCGACAACAGGAAGGTGGAACCGGGCGGATCCTAACACTGTGTTGAGGGTGCTGTGCCACAGGGACGACGAGCTGGCCAACCAGTTTCTGAAGCGGACGTTTGATCTGGCCAAGAGGCGGTGA